GAAAAACAATGGAGGAAGAAGATTACAAAAGAAAGGAGAGAATATCTCTGTTAATATCATTGATAATGGCTTCTTTATCAATGGTTTCTTTACTTCTTGCCTTTAGTTATTATTGCTACATTCGTAACAAAGTTTCCAAGCGTTCCAACCTCCAGCAAAGTATGTTCTCTTTTTTTTACTGTCATTTTTTAGTTCCAAATGTTCTGTTTAGTTTCTGATAAAGAACAGGGAAATGGGTATGGTGTTTGTTACTTGTAGTAATTGTTCAAGGATTAAATTTTACTGTCAATGTGTCTACTCGCGAAAATTTAGGCCTTTTCCTTCGTTTCCTATTTTAAGTCGTTTTTTCGGTTAGCTTAGCCGGTAAAGTCATGAGGTGATACTCATAACCTTGGGTCAAACCCCGTCACTATCACATTCTCTCAAAATGGTGTGTTACTCAATAGCTACTCTCGAAAATTTAGGCCTTTTCCTTCGTTTCCTATTTTAAGTCGTTTTTCGGTTAGCTTAGCCGGTAAAGTCACGAGGTGATACTCATAACCTGTGGTCAAACCCCGTCAGTATCACATTCTCCCAAAATGGTGTGTTACTCAATAGCTACTCTCGAAAATTTAGGCATTTTCCTTCGTTTCCTATGGTTGAGgctcaactattataaatattcctattacgctctcTCACTtaaatgcccgttgggcttgaagagtggttagttgtgcaccggctcccctaTACCGTGTGCTGagtttccacttcgagtttttgaggagttttgaggttgaCAGAATTTGAACccgtgaggctctgataccatgatagatgaaccatctcaaccaaaaccaaaacattaaggtgatggttgatgcccaactattataaatattcctattaattAATTTAGTATAATAATTACCCCTTGAAAATTTTAAATGAAGCATAAATTTTTGTGTGAAGTCCTATTTTAATCATAGAAATTAACTTGTGTAAAATAATGTAGGAGGAATGCAAAAGACGAGTACAGTAAAACGGAAaaaaacatttgtcttttaaaacGACTTATTCGATTAAGCGGAGGAAGTAACAAATTGTTGTGTCTTCTGAAGTTATGATACTCCAACTCCTAATAACTAGAATTGCAACATTTTACTTATTTGACATATTCAGTGAAATTGCAACATTTATGTATTGGTCATAATTTTGGGGGACTTGCGCACCTCACAACATTAATATTTGTGTCGAAAACTCGTATTGTTAGTAACTAGTTTCGGAGACTCGCCCCTCTTATGTaccaaaacaaaaaaatattTGTGTCGAAAACAAATGTTGCAATTTCaaaaaataggagggagtacttggTATGTCTTAACAAGGTAAGGTTAGTATATGTACACCCGGTGGACCTTAGAATTTTTCGGTATCTCTGAGGCTGTTAGTTTTGTCTTGGTAATAGTGAAATACTCGGAAACTCTCATGATGATGCTTGTTGCTGAGTTTCATGCTGTAACTGTGCTTAGATAGTGAAGGAGTAATACTACTAGTAGCATTGGAGTAATTTTTTGATAAACATTTCTAATGAGGCAATTGTGGTTAAGCTCCGAAACTTGGTTTAAAAAGTACACCTCGAGTCCTCTTAGGCTAGCCTCATCTCAAGTTCTCAATGTGGGTTTTAATATGGGACTATTATGGGTCTCAAGTCTCAACATGAGACTTAAGATAAAGTGGATCTTGGAAATATCCAAAAGATCATTTTAAGATGCATGAGATGTAACTTTCATTATATATTATCATTTTGTATGGGAAGAAAATTTGAAACGACTTAGTAAATTTTATTATATAGTACTTCCTCTGCTCCATATGATTGTATACGTTTTTCAAAATATGTGAGGGGAATTTTAAAAAATGTATACAACCATATGGAGCAGAGAAAGAAGTAAGTAAATATTATTTTGTGAGTGAGAAATAAGTCTGAGGATAAAGTCTGACAATAATTGAGTCTTAAGTAGAAGAATGAAAGGTGAGTGGAAAGCTGATGTGGAAAGTATCTGAATTAGAGTTTGGGGATAAAGATAATCTTAAGCTCTAGGGGCGGTGAGGCAGTCAAAATCACCTTGGGGAGCATTAGTTGTGCTTCGCATCTAAGGCGTAACACTATGCAACTTCCATATTTTTTTTCTCTTCCAACTATTTTATTTCACTCATTCTCTTTACCCCATCTTATGTTAAATGTACAAACAGCGCACCTCTTGCTCATCATGTGCGTGCTTTCACTTCGTCCTCTACACTTTGTGGATTAGGTACTACTGCACTAGGTTTCTTTTCATTGACTAAAATGAGGCTTTCTAATGTGATGGTAGGATTAGCTCTAGGAATGTCCGAGTCATCGTTGTGGATGGTGCTGCAGGAAACTAATATGTTCATGTGCACTTGCGTGAAATGAAAACTACTTTTCGACATAATATAATTAAAACTTTGAACTGTTGAAATGTTGAAATTTACTCAAGAGAAAATATCCATGGCTCCTAGATGGGTTTTCTTTGAAGCAAATATAATTTGCGGCTTTTTCTAGGTTATGGATGTACACTTGTACATACTAGAATGTAGCCGTCATTTGGATTGATTGTTATACAATCTGCCTGTCCGTTGCATTGTATGTTATGATATATGTACCTACTAGAATGATTATCGTCATTTGGGTTGATGGTTATTCAATCTGCCTGTCCGTTTTATTGTAGGTTATGATGTATGTACCTACTCAACATAGTAGCACTGCAGTTTTAAAGGGGCGTGAATTTCACAGTTCTAGTATATGAGAGACAAAAACTTCAAAATTAATTTAATCTAAGTCGAAACCATTATAACACTGCAGTTTTGTTTTTTTCTAAGAGAGGGATGTTGAAACAAATCATTCTTCAAACCCTTACTGCCATCAAATATGTTAAGCGGCTGTCATGTACTCCATCTCATTTATATTGTCCCCATTTGATTTTGTTGGTCAATCTATGTTGACTTCGACTGATATTTTTGCCGGTATTCAATAGTTACAATTTTTTGAATACAACAATATTTTGTTTTGATGTACCATACATAACAAATCTTAAGTTGTGACATTGATAGGTGACAAAAATCAAAGGGGACAATAAACTTTAGGAGGATGTATACAGAACTAATAACTAGATCTTGGCCACAGAAAATTGCCTCACTTGTTTGGTGCTTACCTATGTATGAAATGTGATTTTATAGGTTCGAGACTTTTTACCCCTCAAAAGCTCAAAAGCTGCGTACaattttgctttgtttctttcatGTTGTGCTAGGTTTTTACACTTTGTTTTGTTGCTGGAAAAAGCATGGTTGAAAAACATGTCTAATGACCGTGTTTTCTGGTTTAACACTTACGTGAGGCTAAATTTTGTCAAAAAATTTTGTGTGATAACTCGTCTTTCTGCCTGACATCTTATTCTTTTCCCTAAGTGGGGCATTTCCATATGTCTTTCAATTCTGTATTTGAAGGACTTGAGAATGATGAGAAAAGTGAGGTTTCGAATTCATCCCTCCAAGTTACTTGCGAGAAAGGACTCCAAGTGTTCACTTTCAAGCAACTGCATTCAGCAACTGGTGGTTTTAGCAAATCTAATGTCATTGGTCAAGGTGCATTTGGGTCCGTTTATCGTGGAATTCTTAATAATGGAAGAAAAGTAGCTGTAAAACTGATGGACCATGGTGGAAAGCAAGGAGACGAAGAATTCAAAATGGAGGTTTGTTGTAAGAGGTTCTAGCATTAACCTATTTCTTTTTATGTTGTGCTGTCACTATTTATTGACTGGCTGCAATTTTGCAAAATGTTCATTTGTTAAAGGTGGAATTGCTGAGCCGTCTTCGCTCTCCATATTTGCTTGGTTTGATCGGTTACTGTTCAGATAGTAACCATAGGTTGCTTGTCTATGAGTTTATGGCCAATGGTGGCTTGCAGGAGCATCTGTACTCTACCAGAGGTATGTTTatcttttgtgtttttttttaatgTTCCGTTATCTACTTGGATAATTGCATTCTACTTTTGGTTGCTCTTTTTGCACTCTGGTATAAATTTGTGAATGACCCTTGCATGTCCACCTTACATGTCTTTGAGGAAAGGGTGAACACTGAAGCATGCAACACACACAGCATCATCTGTTCCAATGAGTTGTATGCATTTTTCAAAATATGTAGGTAATTCGATAAACGTATACAATTTTATGGAACAAACGAAAAAGCATATTATTAGCAGGCCGTACAAAACTAACTACTTCGTAATTAACTATGTGTGTCATTTTCATAGTTCAAGTATAATCTTTTCTCATGTGCATCTAGCCATCTACTATATACACAACAATATGAACATAAAAAATTCGTGGATGTTGTCTGACACATAACACCTATTCGCGCCTGACACTTGCAACCAACTCAGTGTATCCTCGATAAAGGTAGTAGCTGGGGAAAACAGTATTATTACTGAAACTCCTCAGCAAATCCTGCCGTTATACAGAATATGACTTCCAACTTTCCAAGTTCCAACATTAACTCCGTCCCTAATTTGTACCTTTTTGCTGCTTATGTCTAATTCTTTCCGGGAACCACTTTTCAGTGGCAGCCTGGCAGGTAGCGTTGACACGTAGCATCTGACTTAAATGATATCTTTACACAGGTTTGAGTGCAGTAATTTCAAAGTTGGACTGGGAAAAACGCTTAGGAATTGCTTTAGATGCAGCTAAGGGGTTGGAGTATCTCCATGAACATGTGAGCCCACCTGTGATTCACCGAGATTTTAAGAGCAGCAATATTCTTCTGGACAAGAACTTTCATGCCAAAGTTTCTGATTTTGGATTAGCCAAGCTTGGATCTGATAAAGCAGGCGCACATGTGTCCACCCGGGTTCTGGGAACCCAGGGATATGTTGCTCCTGAGTAAGTACACATCCTTTTATCCCATTTTGTTGATTTCAGTTATTGCAAATTGACAATTGTTCTTCTCCTGTTTCCTGTAAACACAGCAGAGCTACTCATTAGGTTGTAGACTTGTAGGGTCGCATGAACTTCCAGATTTGGGAGCAAACTATAAAAATGTTAATGTCTCCTTGTCATATATGCACTATAGGCATTGTAGATTTGTAGGGTCACAACATTCTGGCGTCAACTACGTCACTGCCTGTAAAGCCTTAAACCCACAATATCAGTATATCACCCAGCTCGTCAATGTAGTTATTTTGTTTCTTAAGAAAGCATTGATAATTTACAGTGTTTATAATTTTGTCTGCCTTATGAATTGAATTACCAGGTATGCCCTAACAGGACATCTAACGACAAAATCAGATGTATACAGCTATGGAGTTGTTCTTCTGGAACTGCTTACAGGAAGGGTACCCGTTGACATGAAGAGACCTCAGGGCGAAGGTGTTCTTGTTTCTTGGGTAAGTTCTTTTTTACTTTCTTTGATACTGTGTTTGTTTAAATCCTAATTTTAAAGAGAGAGTATAATGATACACTAGGAAGAGCAAGTAAGCAACAAAGGCATACCCTAGGCATTTTGAGAAGTAGCTTGTGCATTGAATAGTCAGTTAGTCACTCGTCTTGAATTGCTTGTCCTGCTTACCGATTTTTGAAATTGAACCCTTTTATTGTTTTGAGCAAACAAGTTTTATTATTTTTTGAGGAGACATTATAAGTTATAAGCATGGTAGGTATTTCATACCGGTATCCGCCATGGTCCCAAAAGCAGTTATTGTAGCTTAATCCACAATTCCCCCTCATATCGCAGTAAGGTCGAAACCACCGCAGACTGCAATGAGTTGTTTTTATGATAAGTCTCAAAGAGGGCCCCCGAAAGTGGTCATGACAATTTTTAGCCTGTATCTTCGCGTTGTTCGTAACATCCTATTAGAAAGTTTATAAGCATTTTTGTGTGATTATGATAGAATCAGTGTCTTGTCTTACCTTATGCATACCAACTGAATAAGACCCTTTTCCCTGTTTGGTTGACCGTGGTCGACAGGCTTTGCCACACCTAACTGATAGAGAAAGAGTCGTAAACATAATGGACCCAGCAATGGAAGGTCAGTATACATTGAAGGAAGTCATCCAAGTTGCAGCCATAGCAGCAATGTGTGTGCAGCCGGAGGCTGATTATCGGCCACTTATGGCAGATGTTGTCCAGTCACTTGTTCCTTTGGTGAAGCTTCAGAGGTCGTCTTCTAAGATAAGCGGGTCTTCTAGCTTCCATGCACCCAAGTCTCCTGCCGCTCTCGAGGATAAGACCAAGAGCAGTGACACCCTGTTGACTTAGTCTTAACTAGAGAAATGTAGGCTTAGCTTCTTTTGCTGGCTAACTTGTTTAGGGCATTTCTGAGAAATGTGTATCTATCATAAATTGTGCGTAGGAAACTACTGTCTGCTGTGTGCCTGGAAGCCCTGGGCACTTGGTTTTATTTTCGTAGTGGCTTTGATAACAACTTACTGTCTCTGTTCTATAGCTAGCTAGCTTTTGACTTTGATGGGTAACTTCGACGAATACATGTAGGTAAACAACGTTAAATTGTCGCGCTTGATTGATCGAAGCAACCGTTTTCATGTTATCTTACAAAAAAGAGAAGAATCGGAATTTGATAGAAGACAATACTTTATtgcatttattattatttgtcTATAAAATAGACTTTATAATCAAATACTAGTCATTTGACAAAGGTATATATTTTTAATTAACTTATCCCAACCAATTTCTTAGAATTGTCTAAAAAGTTATTTAAAGTCAAAAATTTATCCTTTGGGATAAGAGTAAAAAGATCAAAATGAACAAAACTACCGATATCTGTAAGAGTTCGATTACATAGGTTATACCCATAAATGGCATAATCAAGCTTGTTGTTTGTACCATTATTATCTCCACTTCGCCAACTGCTCAATGCATCCATTAACCAATCCTGCATTACACTCATTTCCCTTGCACATTGGTCAAAAAATATTTTCAAAGGTTCTATTTTTTTTGAAACGTCAACGAAAGACGCGCCCATAATCGACGATTGATTGTTGGCGCAAACAATTGTTGCCCCTATCAGCTCTCGTTGTCTCATGTAAGAGCTTTCCGGATATTTATCTAAGCAACCATGGCAATCTTGAGGAGACTTGGCTTTCTTGCATAGATCATCAATTAATGGTGTTGCATAAACTTTGTAAGGTATTATTAAGTGATTCATCAAGATAATATTCAAAAAAATAGAGAGAACAAAAAATGATACGTATTTTAACATATTTCTCATTGTCATAGGTTAACAAGTATTAGTAGTTTGTGAAATACATGAAATGTAGTATGACAAAACTAAAAATTTATATTGAAAAAATTAATTGGAAGTAAATTTGGAGGATATCAAAGATAGGGAATTTAAAGGATGATTGTTTAATTGAGTTGATATTCTACCATTACCCATTGTATTCATGATCCCTATTAGGATATCCATATTATACTAatacatatttttttttaaacattttaatgCACTATGTTATGTTCGACCTTAATTGTTTAAGTTTACGCATAATTGTAACCTCATTAGTATGAAAtatgttgacatttttgttgctAACACAGACTCCAAAAATATTTCACCTGAATTATAATTCATGTTGTTTGGTGAGAACCATAACATTTTATTATCtatttttatactccctccaatctaATCCAAACTACCCACTTTCTTTTTAAAGTCAACCTTGTTAATTTTGATATCGATTATAAatcaattttttaaaatttatacGTAAAATTGACATATTTACATTTATTATAAAAAGAGGTTTCGAAAAATTATAATTTCGGCACAAAAAAATACTatataaatgaagaaaaatgTGGTCAAAGTGTCATCTCGTAGACTGTGAAAAGTTAAATGGGTAGTTTCGATTGGATTGGAGGGAATATAAATTACGGACGCGGTACCCCTGAAGTTGACCACTTTGCACAAAATACTCAAATTTTTAATCCGAAAAACTTAaagaggctataactcgtgtttacgtaCTCAGACAGtaaagtttattttttttcaaatcaatcaTCTTTTCGagtactacgatttgaaaaaaaaaataacaagtttggaactcgtgaccaggagatatgctcactcaaagtttgttcagTCGAAAAAACTTTGACGCACAGTAACTCCTAGTAACGAAATCCAAATGAGATAATTGCTTTTTGAAattgtagttctcggaaagatgagcAATTTGGAAaaaagattcgtcacttttggaactcgtaaacacgagttatgacctctttaAGATTTCTGGATCAAAATTTTGGGTAAAATTCGTGCAAAGTGGCAAACCTTaggggtaccgcgtgaattatccgtaTAAATTAAGATATTATATGGGTAACTACGTAACACCGGATGAATGTATATGGAACTAATTAATTGGGATGTTGAGAACTGTGATACAAAATTACCGTGTTAATTGAATTAATGATAGGTTCGTTGCTCATTTTCATCATTGACCAATATTCTTAACTTGTAATTTGTTTCTCAtatattttctttattttcatCATTAACCGTTACTTcttttcattgcaatatgttatttttttttgtttcataagATAACATGACTTTAGAAGAGTATACTTGGTGCTCTCTATGTTATCCTTATACTATGATATTCTGATTTACCAAGTTAATCTAACAACAAACCAAAATGTGCATGGATGCTCAATCTAAAACCCAAAACCCATCCCAATTAGGAGGCGTGAAGTCAAAAATAACATATTGACTTCTTCTAATGTCAAAACAAATGTATACTTCCCACAAATTTTGGATAATAACTAGTTTTGGAGCctgtgaaaatcacgggatcgttaataattgattgtgtttaagtgtttaatttgtgaataacttatatggatcagtccgtttttcttaagaccattgcttttggtctgaaataagacgggtaacatgtcatcattttacaataaaatgttgttattttttttataacatgttaccattattgttcacatcattttcagggtaaaaaatgacacctctagtcataacattttgtgaattaattggttacattttcttaaaaaatggcaacattttatccgtctgacaaataagaccaaaattgtccgtctgaaacaagaatttgtgtatatGGAGTAGTCctcctttctcaatcatttgtttaattttaattaaaaaaccactcactaataattaaaaaaaagtaaataaatgaacacGACTGAGGGACCGGTATTTTAAAATGAAAGTTTA
The Silene latifolia isolate original U9 population chromosome 11, ASM4854445v1, whole genome shotgun sequence genome window above contains:
- the LOC141611484 gene encoding putative serine/threonine-protein kinase PBL7 isoform X2, which gives rise to MEEEDYKRKERISLLISLIMASLSMVSLLLAFSYYCYIRNKVSKRSNLQQRLENDEKSEVSNSSLQVTCEKGLQVFTFKQLHSATGGFSKSNVIGQGAFGSVYRGILNNGRKVAVKLMDHGGKQGDEEFKMEVELLSRLRSPYLLGLIGYCSDSNHRLLVYEFMANGGLQEHLYSTRGLSAVISKLDWEKRLGIALDAAKGLEYLHEHVSPPVIHRDFKSSNILLDKNFHAKVSDFGLAKLGSDKAGAHVSTRVLGTQGYVAPEYALTGHLTTKSDVYSYGVVLLELLTGRVPVDMKRPQGEGVLVSWALPHLTDRERVVNIMDPAMEGQYTLKEVIQVAAIAAMCVQPEADYRPLMADVVQSLVPLVKLQRSSSKISGSSSFHAPKSPAALEDKTKSSDTLLT
- the LOC141611484 gene encoding putative serine/threonine-protein kinase PBL7 isoform X1, with the protein product MEEEDYKRKERISLLISLIMASLSMVSLLLAFSYYCYIRNKVSKRSNLQQMGHFHMSFNSVFEGLENDEKSEVSNSSLQVTCEKGLQVFTFKQLHSATGGFSKSNVIGQGAFGSVYRGILNNGRKVAVKLMDHGGKQGDEEFKMEVELLSRLRSPYLLGLIGYCSDSNHRLLVYEFMANGGLQEHLYSTRGLSAVISKLDWEKRLGIALDAAKGLEYLHEHVSPPVIHRDFKSSNILLDKNFHAKVSDFGLAKLGSDKAGAHVSTRVLGTQGYVAPEYALTGHLTTKSDVYSYGVVLLELLTGRVPVDMKRPQGEGVLVSWALPHLTDRERVVNIMDPAMEGQYTLKEVIQVAAIAAMCVQPEADYRPLMADVVQSLVPLVKLQRSSSKISGSSSFHAPKSPAALEDKTKSSDTLLT
- the LOC141611484 gene encoding putative serine/threonine-protein kinase PBL7 isoform X3, whose product is MSFNSVFEGLENDEKSEVSNSSLQVTCEKGLQVFTFKQLHSATGGFSKSNVIGQGAFGSVYRGILNNGRKVAVKLMDHGGKQGDEEFKMEVELLSRLRSPYLLGLIGYCSDSNHRLLVYEFMANGGLQEHLYSTRGLSAVISKLDWEKRLGIALDAAKGLEYLHEHVSPPVIHRDFKSSNILLDKNFHAKVSDFGLAKLGSDKAGAHVSTRVLGTQGYVAPEYALTGHLTTKSDVYSYGVVLLELLTGRVPVDMKRPQGEGVLVSWALPHLTDRERVVNIMDPAMEGQYTLKEVIQVAAIAAMCVQPEADYRPLMADVVQSLVPLVKLQRSSSKISGSSSFHAPKSPAALEDKTKSSDTLLT